The Actinosynnema mirum DSM 43827 genomic interval CCGGCGCGAGCAGCGACAGCAAGGGCTCCGGGTCGTGGTCGACCAGCGTCCTGCGGTCGAGCCTGGCGGCGACCACGAGCTGCCGCGCCCGCTCGTAGGCCGCCGCGACCTCCTCGGCGCCGTGCGGGCCCACCGGCGCTGCCTGCGGGACGGTGACGCCCGCCGCGCCGTCCGCCCAGGTGGCGGCCGGGGTGCCCGCGAACGGGTCGGCCGGGTCGACCCGGCGCCAGTCGTCCACGGTCGAGACCGCGGTGGCCTCGGTCGTCGTGGTGGCGGCGGTCGACCCGGTCGCCGCCGCCCCGACCCGCGCCGCTCCGCCCGGCAGGTCCGCGCCGCGCAGCCAGAACGCCGCCCCGGCGGCGACCGCCAGCGCCAGCGCCGCGTACCCGGCCTTCGCGCCCCGCGAGCGCAGCCGCGCCCGCCTGCGCTCCCGCTTCGAGCGGGCGAGCGCCTGCCGCACCCACGGCTCGTCGCTGTTGAGGTCGGGATGGTCCTCGAAGCCCTGCACGTTCCCCCCGGTTCCGGATAGCTCGTTCACTCGATCGGCCTAGCCGGGGGCGGTGTTACGGGGGTCGCAGCGGGTGACGACAGCTCCTGGCCGGGTGAACTCCCCGGTGGTGGTCAGGGGAGGGGGTCGCACCGGCCACACCCGTCTCCACCTGCGTGGATGTCTGTCCGCAGCGCTGCGTCACCCTCGGTGGCGATCACCGCGCGTCGGCGAGCCGGGTGACGCTTCCGGGTGCGCCTGACCGGAAAGCGCGCATCCGGGTCCGGGGCGCCGGGTATCTGGTTCGAGCCGGTGGTGTCGTTCTTCGTAGACTTCCCGGCGTGACTGAGAAGCCCTCCGCACCCCAGCGTCCCGAACTCCCGCCGGCGTGGAACCCCGCCGAGGTAGAGGCGGGGCTCTACGAGCGGTGGGTCGAGCGCGGGTACTTCACCGCCGACGCGAACAGCGACAAGCCGCCCTTCTCCATCGTCCTGCCGCCGCCCAACGTCAACGGCAGCCTGCACATGGGCCACGCCCTCAACCACAGCGTCATGGACGCCCTGTCCCGGCGCCGCCGGATGCAGGGCTACGAGGTGCTGTGGCTGCCCGGCACCGACCACGCGGGCATCGCCACCCAGACCGCCGTGGAGCGCGCGCTCGCGAGCGAGGGCGTGTCCCGGCACGACCTGGGCCGCGAGAAGTTCGTGGAGCGGGTCTGGGAGTGGCGCGAGGAGGTCGGCGGTCGCATCCTCGGCCAGATGCGCCGCCTCGGCGACGGCGTCGACTGGTCCCGCGTCCGGTTCACCATGGACGAGGGCCTGTCCCGCTCGGTGCAGACCATCTTCAAGAAGCTGTTCGACGACGGCCTCATCTACCGCGCCGAGCGCATCATCAACTGGTGCCCGCGCTGCCAGACGGCGCTGTCGGACATCGAGGTCGACCACTCCGACGACGACGGCGAGCTGGTGTCCATCCGCTACGGCGAGGGCGACCGCTCGATCGTCGTGGCGACCACGCGCGCCGAGACCATGCTCGGCGACACCGCCGTGGCCGTGCACCCCGAGGACGAGCGCTACCAGCACCTGATCGGCACCGAGGTCGAGGTGCCGCTGACCGGCCGGTTCGTGCCCGTGGTCGCCGACGAGCACGTGGACCCGGAGTTCGGCACCGGCGCGGTCAAGGTCACCCCCGCGCACGACCCCAACGACTTCGAGATCGGCCAGCGGCACGACCTGCCCGCCATCACCGTCATGGACGGCCGGGGCAACATCACCGTGAAGGGCCCCTTCGAGGGCCTGGACCGGTTCGAGGCGCGCCCCGCGGTCGTGGCCGCGCTGCGCGAGCAGGGCCGGATCGTCGCCGAGAAGCGCCCGTACCAGCACAGCGTCGGGCACTGCTCGCGCTGCGACACGGTCATCGAGCCGCGCCTGTCCATGCAGTGGTGGGTCAAGGTCGAGCCGCTGGCCAGGGCCGCAGCCGAGGCCGTGCGCGACGGCCGCACCACCATCCACCCGCCGGAGCTGGCCAAGCGCTACTTCGACTGGGTGGAGAACCTCAACGACTGGTGCATCTCGCGCCAGCTGTGGTGGGGCCACCGCATTCCCGTCTGGTACGGCCCGAACGACGAGATCGTGTGCGTCGGCCCAGACGAGGAGCCGCCGTCGGGCGAGGGCTGGACGCGGGACGAGGACGTGCTCGACACGTGGTTCTCCTCGGGCCTGTGGCCGTTCTCCACGCTCGGCTGGCCCGCGCGGACCGCCGACCTGGCGAAGTTCTACCCGACCAGCGTGCTGTCCACCGGCTACGACATCCTGTTCTTCTGGGTCGTCCGGATGATGATGTTCGGCCTGTACGCGATGGACGGCAAGCAGCCGTTCGACCACGTGTTCCTGCACGGCCTGATCCGCGACGCGCACGGCAAGAAGATGTCCAAGTCGCGCGGCAACGGCATCGACCCGCTGGACTGGATGGACTCCTACGGCGCCGACGCCACCCGGTTCACCCTGCTGCGCGGGGCGAACCCCGGCTCCGACCTCGCGCTCGCCGAGGAGTGGGCGGCCGGTTCCCGCAACTTCACCACGAAGCTGTGGAACGCCACCCGGTTCGCGCTGGGCAACGGCGCGAACGTGGAGCGCCCGCTGCCCGACCGGTCCGAGCTGACCGACGTCGACCGCTGGGTGCTCGACCTGCTCGACGGCCTGATCACCGAGGTGGACGCCCAGTTCGAGGCGTTCCAGTTCTCCCGGATCAGCGACGCGCTCTACAAGTTCACCTGGGACGAGTTCTGCGACTGGTACCTGGAGCTGGCCAAGGTCCAGATCGCCGAGGGCGGTGAGCGGGCCGAGTCCACCCGCCTGGTGCTCGGGCACGTCCTGGACAAGCTGCTGCGGCTGCTGCACCCGCTGACCCCGTTCGTCACCGAGGTGCTGTGGACCACGCTCACCGGCGGCGAGTCGCTGGTGATCGCCGAGTGGCCTGCGGCGAGCGGCGCGCGGGTCGACGCGGACGCGGCGCGGCGGGTGGAGGGCGTGAAGAAGCTCGTCACCGAGATCCGCCGGTTCCGCTCCGACCAGGGCCTCAAGCCCGGTCAGAAGGTCGGTGGCGCGGTGCTCGGCGCGGACGAGGTCGACCTGGCCGGTCTGGTCGAGTCGGTGCGCTCGCTCACCAGGATGACCGCGCCGGTCGAGGGCTTCACCGCCTCGGTGTCGCTGGACGTCGGCCTGCCCGGCGGCACCGTGAAGGTGGAGCTGGACCTGTCCGGCGCCGTCGACGTGGTCGCCGAGCGCAAGCGGCTGTCCAAGGACCTCGCGGCGGCGCAGAAGGAGCAGGCCCAGTGCCAGGGCAAGCTCGGCAACGCCGCGTTCACCGCGAAGGCGCCCGCCGACGTGGTCGCCAAGATCCAGGGCCGGTTGGAGGCCGCGAGCGCCGAGATCGAGCGCATCAACGCCCGCCTGGCCACACTGCCGGAGGCGTGATGTCGTTCGAACCGGGGGCGCTCGGCATCCTCAGCGTGGTCGAGGCGGAGCTGGACAAGCGCTGGCCCGAGACCAAGATCGAGCCGAGCCTGGACCGGATCAGGGCGCTGGTCGACGTGCTGGGCGAGCCGCAGAAGGCCTACCCGGTGATCCACGTCGGCGGCACCAACGGCAAGACGTCGACCGCGCGCATGGTCGAGGCGCTGCTCACGCGCGTCGGCCTGCGCACCGGTCGCTACACCAGCCCGCACCTCCAGTTGGCCACCGAGCGGATCAGCGTCGACGGGGCGCCGATCAGCCCGGAGCAGTACGTCGAGGCGTACCGGGACGTGAAGCCGTACGTGTCCATCGTGGACTCGCGCGGCGACGTGCCGATGAGCAAGTTCGAGGTGCTCACCGGCATGGCGTTCGCGGCGTTCGCGGAGACGCCGGTCGACGTGGCCGTGGTCGAGGTCGGCCTCGGCGGCTCCTGGGACGCCACGAACGTGGCCGACGGGCGGGTCGCCGTGATCACCCCGATCGGGATCGACCACGTCGAGTTCCTGGGTGACGACCTGGCGGGCATCGCGGAGGAGAAGGCCGGGATCATCAAGCCCGGTTCCACCGTCGTGCTCGCGCAGCAGCGACCGGAGGCCGAGCAGGCGCTGCTGCGCCGGGTCGCCGAGGTCGACGCGACGGTGGCGCGGCAGGGCTCGGAGTTCCTGGTGCTGCGGCGCGACGTCGCGGTCGGCGGCCAGATGCTCAGGCTGCAGGGCCTCGGCGGCGTGTACGACGAGGTGTTCCTGCCGCTGCACGGCGCGCACCAGGCGGCCAACGCGTCGCTGGCGCTCGCCGCCGTCGAGGCGTTCTTCGGCGCCGGGCCGCAGCGGCAGCTCGACGTGGAGGCGGTGCGCGAGGCGTTCGCGGGCGTCGAGTCGCCGGGCAGGCTGGAGCGGCTGCGCGCCGCGCCCGCCGTGCTGGTCGACGCCGCGCACAACCCGCACGGCGCCGAGGCGCTGGCGAAGGCGCTCGACGAGGAGTTCGGCTTC includes:
- a CDS encoding valine--tRNA ligase — its product is MTEKPSAPQRPELPPAWNPAEVEAGLYERWVERGYFTADANSDKPPFSIVLPPPNVNGSLHMGHALNHSVMDALSRRRRMQGYEVLWLPGTDHAGIATQTAVERALASEGVSRHDLGREKFVERVWEWREEVGGRILGQMRRLGDGVDWSRVRFTMDEGLSRSVQTIFKKLFDDGLIYRAERIINWCPRCQTALSDIEVDHSDDDGELVSIRYGEGDRSIVVATTRAETMLGDTAVAVHPEDERYQHLIGTEVEVPLTGRFVPVVADEHVDPEFGTGAVKVTPAHDPNDFEIGQRHDLPAITVMDGRGNITVKGPFEGLDRFEARPAVVAALREQGRIVAEKRPYQHSVGHCSRCDTVIEPRLSMQWWVKVEPLARAAAEAVRDGRTTIHPPELAKRYFDWVENLNDWCISRQLWWGHRIPVWYGPNDEIVCVGPDEEPPSGEGWTRDEDVLDTWFSSGLWPFSTLGWPARTADLAKFYPTSVLSTGYDILFFWVVRMMMFGLYAMDGKQPFDHVFLHGLIRDAHGKKMSKSRGNGIDPLDWMDSYGADATRFTLLRGANPGSDLALAEEWAAGSRNFTTKLWNATRFALGNGANVERPLPDRSELTDVDRWVLDLLDGLITEVDAQFEAFQFSRISDALYKFTWDEFCDWYLELAKVQIAEGGERAESTRLVLGHVLDKLLRLLHPLTPFVTEVLWTTLTGGESLVIAEWPAASGARVDADAARRVEGVKKLVTEIRRFRSDQGLKPGQKVGGAVLGADEVDLAGLVESVRSLTRMTAPVEGFTASVSLDVGLPGGTVKVELDLSGAVDVVAERKRLSKDLAAAQKEQAQCQGKLGNAAFTAKAPADVVAKIQGRLEAASAEIERINARLATLPEA
- the folC gene encoding bifunctional tetrahydrofolate synthase/dihydrofolate synthase; its protein translation is MSFEPGALGILSVVEAELDKRWPETKIEPSLDRIRALVDVLGEPQKAYPVIHVGGTNGKTSTARMVEALLTRVGLRTGRYTSPHLQLATERISVDGAPISPEQYVEAYRDVKPYVSIVDSRGDVPMSKFEVLTGMAFAAFAETPVDVAVVEVGLGGSWDATNVADGRVAVITPIGIDHVEFLGDDLAGIAEEKAGIIKPGSTVVLAQQRPEAEQALLRRVAEVDATVARQGSEFLVLRRDVAVGGQMLRLQGLGGVYDEVFLPLHGAHQAANASLALAAVEAFFGAGPQRQLDVEAVREAFAGVESPGRLERLRAAPAVLVDAAHNPHGAEALAKALDEEFGFRRLIAVVGVMSDKDAVGILTALEPRVAEVVLTQNSSPRAMDADHLAGVALPIFGEDRIVVQPNLADAIEDAVRMAEDTEDGLVSGGGVIVTGSVVTAGQARALFGKEPA